A single Thermaerobacter sp. FW80 DNA region contains:
- a CDS encoding transcriptional regulator GutM, with the protein MPVDWQGVLVALAGAWAVQALLTYRQIAHYRTLLRRIYASRSRGFLGSGRIRHGWRGGAVVILLADEHGTIVDAWVLRGVSVFARFQREEVWNGRHARELAAVDSSDPSVPLVHRAAAEAAQQIAARMAAG; encoded by the coding sequence GTGCCCGTCGACTGGCAAGGAGTCCTCGTGGCGCTGGCCGGCGCCTGGGCCGTCCAGGCTCTGCTGACGTACCGCCAAATCGCGCACTATCGGACTCTGCTCCGGCGGATCTACGCGTCCCGTAGCCGTGGCTTCCTGGGTTCCGGCCGCATCCGGCACGGCTGGCGGGGCGGAGCCGTCGTCATCCTTCTGGCGGACGAACACGGCACCATCGTCGACGCCTGGGTGCTCCGTGGCGTCTCGGTGTTCGCCCGCTTCCAGCGGGAGGAGGTGTGGAACGGCCGTCACGCAAGGGAACTCGCCGCGGTGGATTCGTCCGACCCTTCGGTCCCCCTGGTTCACAGGGCGGCGGCCGAGGCAGCGCAGCAGATCGCGGCCCGCATGGCCGCTGGATGA